The window TCCTCCCCCAACGCCCCACCTTCACTGACAAAAGCCTTTCTCCCGAGGGTCTCTGGGCCCCTGGCGTGCGTAAGATCGAGCAGCTTAAGAAGCCGGTTTGCTGGTCTCGTGTTCCCCTGGGTCCTCCCGCCAGACTTCCTTTGCAAGCTGAGGCCTCCCCCTACCCCGGCCCCAGGACGCACCTGCCGCGCCACGCTCATGGTGCCTCAGGTTGTTGAACCAGCCGTCATAGCGCTGCACTTCCCAGGGCAGTGAGAGCGTGTCCTGACCGCCTGTGGGCACAGACAGCTCCCTCAGCACCAGCCTTCCAGCGACTCCTGGGTACGCGCGGGCCTTAGCCGGCCCTTCCCCTGCTCGCAGAGCGCCCCCAACCGACACAAGGGGAGATTCTTGTGCCGTGTGGCGGGCGCGCAGGAAGTTTCCCATCCTGCTGAACTTCACTGGGACCCGGCCCGACCTTCTAACCTCAGGGAGCCGCTGCCTACATCTCTCCCTTCCCCTACTCCCAGGGGAAGTACTGAGTGACATACCGTAACTAGGGAGACTGACACTTACCCACTGGAACCAGGGATCCAGTCAGCAGAGCTCCCAGGAGCACCAGTGCCTCTAGTCTTGAGCAGAACATGCTGACTCTGCAGCGTGGGCGGCGGGAGGTTGCATGTGAGGGGGCATAGAACAGACGTGCCATATACAACCCTACAGCCGGCACTGGAGGAAGAGCACCAGCTATTTTTCACTTCTGAAGCAGTGCTGTTAGAAAGAAGCATCACCAGGACCAGCAACCGCACGCCATTCTTCCAGGACAATTGGCAGCTCTGGTGGCATTGCATTGTTCTCCATCCTCCACCCATTAGAAAGCTAACCCTGACCACAGGAACCCACTGGGCACGAGTCTTCTGGGGCATGTCAGTCCCAGGCAGGACTGGTCCAGCCTCCTAGAGCTAGCCTAATGCCTCAAATCCCTCACCCTCAAATCTCTCAGTCACCGTTTCtcctggaggaggaaggggcTACTGAGCTGGGAGCTTGGGACTCGCAGTTCTCCCTTAAACCACCTCCATCCCGAGTAATGAATGTCCTTGCCTGACGGGCCCTAAACTCCGATCCAACCCTCTGTTTTAGGGCTTCCGTCCAGCTCAGACATCTTCTTTCCTCTTAAAATCTTTGCTTCTAGGCTCTGCTTCCAtgtcactccccacccccaccgatCCTCAGTCTCCCTGGCTGCACTCTCACCCTCCTCTGGGTTCTCAGTCTCACCGCTGCACGGGAGTCCGCAGGTGACAGACCCGCGTCAAGTGTGAGCATCTGGGCCGGGCGCTCACCCTTCTGCTGTGGAGGCGGGGCTCTTATTTGCACTATGTCCTCCGCCCCTTATTTGCAGGACCTCCTACTTCTCTTACACCGCTGCTGGGCTGGAACTTCCAAGCCGCAAGCTCCTCACATTCCTATAAAAGGAGTCCGGGTTCCAACCAAATTCCAATGCAGCGACAATCCGCAAAGCTGGAAAAGTAACTGGCCACAGCCAGTGAGAAATAATTCCGCTTGCTGGTTAACCCAGATCTGTCGGGGCCAACCCTCTGTGCTTCCTTGAAGTCCACTCGGCTGGGGTCTTGAAGCGAAGAAAGGCCAAAGACTTGCTCTCTTGCCTCCAGGCAGCCCCCGCTTACCTGCTGGCCCACCTTGGTGCGGCTCTCACCGGCTTGCAGCATGACCCTGTGGAATGGCGTGCTGCCGTTTTACCCTCAGCCCCGGCATGCTGCGGGCTTCTGCGTCCCGCTGCTTATCGTCATTCTGGTGTTCTTGGCCTTGGCAGCCAGCTTTCTGCTTATCTTGCCGGGAATCCGTGGCCACTCGGTAAGGGGGTCCTCATTGCTTTGGTCAGGGAGTGGGAGGCCCAGGACAAGTAAGACTGTGTGCACAAGGGTCTCCATGAATAGTCAAACCGAGGCTCAGCACAAATTCAGGACTTTGGTGCAGCAAGCACCTCTTCCTAAGGACAGGCAAGACTTACTGGAGGACCTAAGCTGGGTCACTTAGAAGGCTGCTGCAGGGAGTGGGTGTCCAGCGCAGTAATTCTAGGACCGAGTCTAAGTTTCATTTGCTGCCTCCCACATCTCCCCAGACTGTAGCTATACTCTCACCGGGTCCTCTGGCTGATGGTGAGAGTATCAGGCCAAGAGGACACATGTCAGCAGCTGAGACTGCTGTGTTTCCCCCTTGTGCTGGGTGAGACACGTGTACAGGTGTCCCATCCTAAGGACTCAGAGAATCTCACACCAGATTTGAAGTTGTAGCAGACTGGGTGCCTTTCTTTAGacttttcccctcccccagagACTAAGTTGTGCATTTTTCAAGTCTGGGACGACCCAGCCTCTCTACATCTTGATCTATGTTAATTCCTCTGGGAACTGGTGCACCTAGAAGTATCTGCATTCTCCTTTCCTCTACTTAGTGACCAGGCCCTGGGGCCTCCCTCTTCTGAGGGAGGTGACCCCTGCCTGCCTAGCACTTCTGGAATCACTGAGCCTCACCAAACAGTGACTTGACTAGGAGGTGGAACCAGGACCAGGTGCCAGACAACTGAGGGAGTGAAAGAGGCCAGAGAGTGCCAGGCAGAGGCACCAGGGGCTGTAGAGTAGACAGGGAAataggggtggggagagggaagtaCATGGCCAGAAAACATCAGAAATGCCAGTAGCCCAAAAGGACTGTAAGAAAAGCATGCCTGATATCAACCTCAAAGGTCAGGAATGTAACTACAGATCAGAGGTGCAGTAGGGTCAAGGAAGATGTTGGGGACTCCTGACCTGGGTGCCTGTTCCTGCAGCGCTGGTTCTGGTTGGTGAGAGTTCTTCTCAGTCTGTTCATAGGCGCAGAAATTGTGGGTGAGTGTGCGGTGTGGCCCATGGGGTGAGaatggaggtgggtagagggcaCCTGGAAAAATAGGGAACTGGTTTCCTGCTCCCTCTTTCCACTCCCCAGCTCTTTTCAGTCCTTACCATGCAAGCACATTGGACCTCTAGATTTCCATGCCTCTACAGTGtcccaccctccccacctctctctaATTCCatcttcccaccccaccccacttccACTGTGTACCTTTTCCTACAGCCGTGCATTTCAGCGCAGAATGGTTCGTGGGTACAGTGAACACCACCACATCCTACAAAGCCTTCAGCGCTGAGCGCATTAGAGCCCATGTTGGTCTGCAAGTGGGCCTGGTGGGCGTTAATATTACACTCACAGGTGAGGGGGCTGGGGGCAGTGATGCCCTAGGGCTTGGAGGTCCCACAGGTTAGGGGAGGATCTCTCACATCCTACAGGCCCAAATAGCTTTTGGTCCTCATGGATTTGCGTTTTCCCCAACCACCACCAAGCCCATTTCTCTGTCCTGGGAGGGTGCCGCACTCTAGCTTTCCTATCTGGGTCTGCTTGCTTTTGAGGTCTCTGGCCGGAAGCAGCCTGATGACTCCGCTGTTCCCGGCAGGGACCCCAGTGCAACAGCTGAACGAGACCATTGACTACAACGAGCAGTTCACCTGGCGTCTGGACGAGGACTACACGGCAGAGTACGTGAGTGCACTGGAGAAGGGGCTGCCGGACCCAGTGCTCTACCTGGCGGAAAAATTCACACCGAGCAGCCCTTGCGGGCTGTACCACCAGTACCACCTGGCGGGCCACTATGCCTCGGCCACTCTGTGGTAAGCGCGGGGGTGGGAGGGTAGGAAGGCAGGGAAGGCTTggggggtgtgggtgtgtgtgtgcgcgcgcgggGGTGTGTGCGGGGTGGGAATGGAAGAGGGAGGATCGGAGCCTCCGAGGTGATCTGCAGCTACAGCCCAGTGTTCTCTCGGGGTGAGAAGGATTGACAGTCAGAATCTGGAGAGACCCAGCAACCGCCCTCTGCTTCTCCCTTGGAGGATTCTTGGGTGCTTCCACCATCTCAGTCCCGGGCTTTCACGCTGGAGTGGGGACATAGGGGAGCGAGGCTCCAGGAACCCCGAAGGGCTGGGGGAATATACTCGTGACTGATGGGTCCCCTCCCACCCCCGCAGGGTGGCGTTCTGCTTCTGGCTCCTGTCCAACGTGCTGCTCTCCATGCCAGCCCCGCTGTACGGAGGCCTGGCACTGCTGACCACTGGCGCCTTCGCGCTCTTTGCGGTCTTTGCCTTCGCTTCCATCTCCAGCGTGCCGCTCTGCCCGCTCCGCCTCGGCTCCTCTGCACTCACCGCTCATTACGGAGCCGCTTTCTGGGTCACGCTGGCAACCGGTGAGAACCGAGGGGATGGGCccagggaggctgggagaggggACCGGATGTATAACGGGTGTGTGCTTTCCAGTTTACAAAATGAGTTCACAACGACTGTCTAATTTAACCCCCCTTAAGAGTTCATAGACGTAACAGGTGttgttatgcccattttacagatgaaaagagGGGTttcagttgggcggcgcctgtggctcaatgagtagggcgccggccccatatgctgggggtggcgggttcaaacccgtcccggccaaactgcaacaaaaaatagccgggtgttgtggcgggcacctgtagtcccagctactcgggaggctgaggcaagaggatcacctaagcccaagagccggaggttgctgtgatctgtgtgacgccacggcacgctaccgagggcgacaaagtgagagtctgtctcaaaaaagggggtgggggcggTTCAGAAGGGTTTGTTATCTTGCTCCAGGTAACATGAAACCTGTGTATTATGCAATCTGAGAGAGGCAGGCATCACAGGTGGAGGAGGGCAGGCCAGGTTCTGGCCTAGTGCCCTGACTCCCccctcctctgttttctttttcctgtggaTGCTGACGCAGGCATCTTGTGCCTCCTCCTCGGTGGGGCCGTGGTGAGTCTCCACTACACTCGACCCAGCGCTCTTCGCATTTTTCTGGACCAAAGCGAGGACAGCAGTAGCCAGGGGACAGAGGGCTCGCCTCTCATCTTAAAGAACCCTCTGTACAAGCAGTCGGGGGTTCCAGACTTAAAGCTCGCCACTAAGCTGTGAAGGGGACCCAACTCTGAACTCCTTTCTTGGCACCCCACAGGCCAGGAAACAGTGCCCTTGACTTGATCTGGGATGTCACTGCTCtgtgcaccacccccaccctcaaAGGTGGGGTAGCCTCGGACGTGCCGTAGCCACCAGGGAACGTCTCCTGGGACGAACTGTGTGTAAATGAagagttttttcttaaaaaacaaaacaaaactttttttcattaattttcttggCTTTTCCAATCTCTTGGGGACACACGCCCTCAAGAGGCTTCCAGGGCTGGAGATAGCCAGCAGTGCTGCCAAACACCGGTTTCCCTGTCTGGAGAATCCAGAGTAACCCAGGGGAGACTCTGGGGGAGGGACGCCCTCTAGTGAGATCTGAGGGAAACCGACCAGAGCCTGCTTCCTTAGACTCCCGGGTGGACAGTAGGTTGCAGTGACCTGGCAGGTCATCCTCCCACCCAATCAACTATCTGCTGGCCCAGCTGAGTGGGATGGCAAGGAACAGCGTTTTGGACCAAGGAATCGATTCACTAATTCCTCACACCTGGCTTCTTTTGGGTTGGTGTCTGAGCACCAAGGTAGAAGTCAGTAAGGCATAAAAACATAAATCCTGAGGCCCcgctgggtggctcacacctgtaatcctagcactctgggaggccaaggagggaggatgcttgaggtcaggagtttaagaccagcctgaacaagagtgagacccccgttgctacaaaaaatagaaaaattagctgggtgtggtatggcacctgtagtcccagctacttgggaggctgaggtgggaggatcacttgagcccaggagtttgaggttttggtGAGCTAGCCTGAGGGAATAGACTGAGATTTGatctcaaaacacacacatacacacacacacaggatgccaaaaattatatacatattttaagagatgttatctacatattactttttgaaattgagttgaattatggtagcaatgtgtagtatgacaTTTGTTCAAAATATGGCACTAATCAAAATGAATGCTAGCATCACCATGTCacaggcaggacagtcaaagaaaatggcagaaggaTAGTTGTCCTTCAAGGAGtacaagaccattttgaagtgatatttgaaattcaagaagTACAATAGAGTGAGTATGCAACAGAATCTCCAACACATCTAACAATTGCATGCATTCAGATAAGCTGGAGCTGAATGGTACTGTGATGTGCACAGGGATAGGACGAAGCAGTGTGTTTGAGTTTCCCCCACTTTGTCCTGATTTAACACTCCTTGACTTCTACCTATGGGGGACCTTAAAGGATGTGGTGAACTGTAGGAAACCGGCTACACTGGCCATActtcagaaagaaattgaaatggcATGTGCAGTGGTACAAGTGGGCACTTTGATCAACGGTGCTCAAGTAGTAGTGTGCAGTGTCAGAAGGGTCTGGATGCTGATGGTAACCACTTtgagtacctcttataattgcagaagtcaaatattaCTTGTATTCATctgttgttatcagtatatattgagtattatacttttaatacagttttttcctttcttaaaatgtgtatacatttttttttgacaccctctgctTATCTGTATCCTGAGATTCTTTTCTTATGTCCTGGGCAAGTACTACAATCTTATTTAGCAAATCTGGGAGCTGAAGCTCAAAGAGAATGTAGCATAGCTGGTTAATGTTTGACCAGGGATGGGAAGTTTGGCCTCTTCTCCCTTCCAGTACTGTCTTTCACTGTCCCATAAAGAAGAGGTCACATAGCTGGGAAAGTAAAATGAGAACAAAGGGACCCAAGAAAAAGTAAAGTGAGAGCTTGAGAGGGACCATGTAAGAATCACACTATAAATGCCCCCCCCACACATACAACTATTCTGTGGGTGAAGTTGGGTTTCAGTGACTGGCACTGTGAAGAGGCAAAGCACCAAGAAAAGGCAGGCTTGCTGTACAGAAATAGGGCAGCCCCTGCTTGGTCTCACCAGGGCGACAGGGGTTATGGGAAGACCCAACATCTCTTCAGTACCATATGGCTTTTCGCTTCGCTTTGTTTTTTAACATCAGTAGGTAGAGCCTCTTTTTTCTACTTCGCCCACAGATTGGTGCTGGGGGTCTGATACGACCCACATCAAGGACAGTTCTAGTGGTTTTATGGGGTTCCAACAAGGTCTGGAGCCAGCCTGGAAGTCCAAGTGGCTGCTGGAGAGAAACATTATAGGGCACACTCGGGCTCTCCGGGGTGCTCCTCCTTACAGCATGCCTCGGTGGAGGCAGCCTCTGACAGAGGAATGTCCTGGGGCTCGGGACTCTCAGCCATGGACCCATAGTGGGGGCTCAGGAGTCCCCCTTCCTCAGGGCTCCCCTTCAGCATGTGGTCCTCCTCCACACTCTGGTTGAAGAAAGCCTTCAGCCTGTGGGGCTGCATTCTGTGGGCCACTGCCATAGCCAGTCCCAGCAGCACACACAGAAGTCCTGGGGACAAGGACAATCAGTGTTCTGCCTTAGTGCCAGAAACACCCTCCCAAGAACATCTTCTCTTAGGAACATCAGAACAACACTAAGGGAGGCCTGGAGTCCCTGCTTCAGGGCAATCTGGACTCAAAGAAGTGACTGGCTTAGGGTCACATGGCTGGTATCCCCCTGCCATGAGTTTCCAGACTCCAAGCCCAGTGCTCTTTCAGTTatttggggaagggaggtggaagCAGAGAACACACTCTGAAACCAGAGAAACCTTTGGGGAAGGCCAGAGCTCAGAGGCAGAGGCGTGGGGGATGTAGGTACGGTGGGATAGGAGAGGAGACTAAAACTGCAGGATAATTTAGGGCTGTGTGAGGCAGGGACAGAAGGGGTCTAGGAATGGGGGCACAGAGAAAGATGTttgggggaagtgggaggggCCGTGGGGTTGGAAGATTTGGAAAGGAGCTGGGTGAAGAGAGTTAGGGAATAAGGATCatctcagccaggaagaaaagaCATAGGGTAGTGGGCACCTATGAAGAGGGAGGGGAAGTAGCATGGAAAGAGGAAACCAGGAGATAAGGGACACAAGAGGGATGGAGCTCTTAAGAAGGCAAAGGCATCCTGACCCCTAGAAGCAGATCCTCGAACCCACCAACATGATGGCCTCTGGCCTGGCCTCTCTGGCCCCGAGTCCTCTGGTGACTGTGTTTAGGGAAGGGTCTCACCTGTGATCAGTGTGATCCAGAAGGCAGGCCCATGGTGAATATGCAGCACAGCAGTGCCCAGGCGCAGGGGACAGGGCAGGCTGAGTGATGTGCCCATGGAGAAGAAGAGCAGTGCCAACAGTTGGAAGATGCCCGTGGCCAGCAGCATGTGGCTGCCATAGACCAGCACAGGCATGGAGAACATCACGTTGGCCAGCAGCCAGCAAAGGAATGCCACCCTGGAGAGCCAGAACCCAATGAGAGCTGGCCCAGGTGCCTCTGCTTGCTGGCAAAGCTGGGGGGGCCCAGGTGGAGGCTCAGAGACCCAAGGATAACCCAAATGTGAAGTAGGGGTTCTTGCCTGTGGGCTTCCCACCCCAGAGCTATGGTGACTGGTGCCAGCTGTCCCACTCAGGATATCCACATGAATGGATGAGAGGTACACAGAACCCCGTTCCTGAGTCCAAGTCACCAGGGTCCCATTCCCTTCCCACCCTTACCACAATGCGGCCGAGGCATAGTGTCCTGCCAGGCGGTACTGGTGGTGCAGGCCACATGGGCTCCTCGGGGTGAATTTCTCGGCCAGGTAGAGCACAGGGTTTGGCAGCCCCTTCTCCAGTGCCTTGGCATACTCCTCAGCATAGTTCTCACTCAGGCGCCAGGTGAACTCCTCGTTATAATTGATGGTCTCATTCAGCTGTTGCACGGGGGTCCCTGGGGAACAGGGTATCGTCCTCAGCAGGAAATCATGGACCAGAATGGAGCATTTGCCTTGGTAGAGGCCTACCCACACTGAGCAGAGGGACCAGAGCTGTTCTCAACTGGAAGAAGGCAGCTTCCAAGGCTCTAAACTTCCCTTCCTACCATCTCTCCAACACCCACACATCCTCTAGCCCCAGTGCCTGGCATCCTGCTGTTCTCTAGACTACACAAAACATAGATCCTAAAGATGGCAgagccttcccctccctcccaggTAGGAATCTTCCCTCACCTGTGATTGTGATGTTGACTCCTTCCAGCCCGACCTGCAACCCAATATCAGCGCTGATCCATGCAGAACTGAAGGCCTTGTATGATGTGTTGGTGCTGACCTGGCCCACAGACCACTCAGAACTGAAATTCACAGCTGGGGTTGGGAAGTTGGACATGAGGGAGCTTAGAGAGGTCTGGGCATTACTGAGTTAGAGTTGGAAGGAGCACTATGAGGGGTCCATGTCTATTGAGGTCATAATCCTATACCCATTAACTAGCCCATGGTCTGGTTCATGGGAAGTTTGCCAACCACATGTGTGGGATGAATAGCTGGGTTAGAATCCAAGATTTCCCTTGGTCACACTCTGTTTACCCTTCCCTACCTTTCTCACCACTTTAAGGAGTCACTCAGGGACCTGGGGTTGAAAGCATTAACATAAACCATGATGGGAAAACATAGATAGCTCCACTCAGAGACCTTCTATTTCTCCTGTTTGCTTGATCACCCACGCAAAGTAAGCAGCCCTTCCCCATTCACTCTTCTCCTCTGTCCAGACACCCTCTGCCCACAGACATTTATTTTGATCTGCTTTCCCCTAAATAAAAAAGCTAAGAAAGTTGAGGAAAAACACCCATCATGTTTCCCAGGACCACCCCCAACCAGGCAAGTTTAAGAGTGAGGGCTGAAACCACAGTAAGAGAGGTGTAAAGGCAGGGGCTGGAAGTACCTGAAGCCATGGGGAATCAAGGAAAGGAGAGGTAGGCTGCtaaagggagtggaggggagggaggcagctgCCAAAGTCAGCTGCAGTTCACACTCACCCAGGATCACAGCCCCGATGAATAAGCTGGTCACCACCCGCAGTAGCCAGAACAGCCTCTGAGTCATAGGGTAGGTGGGTTCAGTAAGGAGTGCCCTCCTTCTGAGTCCACCCTGCCTCTTTCCAGACTTGGGAGTGGGGCAGAGATTCTAAAACTGAGATCACTTGTTTGAGATCAGAGTATCTGGCACATAACAGGTGCTCAATACTATCTGTTGAATCAGTGAGTGGGTAGTTCTCTGCTTTGGATGATGGTGATGCTTTCTCCACCACTGAAGTCTCTTTTCTAAGTCTGGACACCTCACCCTGAGGATGGGGTCTCTGTGGGGCTGGGgtctccagggctgggtttgtttCTCACCATCTTGCCCCGAATGCCAGGCAGGATGATGATAAAGGTGACCAGTGCAGTcaaaaagatgatgatgatgacggcCAAGGTGGTGTCCATTGGGAAGGTTGGCTTGGGGCCAGCATAGAAGGGGAACGTGTGTCCAAAAGCAGCCATTTTGGGGAGGTGTGCTGGAGGAGGCAATGCTGTCCAATGATAGATACTGAGTGCTCTCTAAGTACTTGGCACAGTTCTTGGTGCTGGAGAAATGACAAAAGTTAAGCCACACCAGGCCCCTCTTCTCTGGAGCTCACATGTTGTGCCTCCCCTAACTCCACTGTTGCTGCCATTTCAGTGCCCCTCAGCCATCCCTCTCCCCATCTGCTGACTGTGACAGACAAGGCTCATGGCAACATCGTTGTTGCCCCATGCTCTTTTCCTAATCCCAATTTCCCTAAATAAGTGCCACCACCCTGAGGCTTCTCTGTTTCTTCTGGGACTGTCTCAATAAACATAATTCTCTTTTATCTCCTTCAGGCAGGCCTCTAGCACAAGCAGAAGGATCATAGAATATAAGAAAAGCTATATTTGCTATCCAGTGAAGGGGCCCTGCCCTCTGCCAGGCCCAGTGCTGAGGCCAGAAGCCCTGCTATTCCACACATCATCAAAACTGGCCCTTCTCTTTGTTTCAAATTCCCAGGCCATGCTTCAGCTCAAATCCTGGCTGTGGTCTTCTCTGTTCATCCCTTGATCTTAGAACCTGTTTGATTGTAGTTTTTCCCTTTGCAGTCAGGATATTGGCAAAATGGGACATGAACTAACTGTGTTTAGCTACATCTCAGAATGGGTTGCAAGACACACTATTGTTTTTGGTGCcacaaagaaaggggaaaaagtaCTGCCAATAACTGGTAAGACACACCCATTGATGGTAAGACACATCCAATTTTAGAAATcgaaatgtgaaaaagaaaatgcatcttAAAACTAACGATCCAAGTCCTGCTTCTTTTCCTAAGTATGATCTGTACGGAGGTCTCTGTCCAGAAACCTCCATAATTTAATCTGACCACACATGGTCTTATTAAGCGATACAGTGAAAGAATAAGCACTGGAGTCAAGAAGCTCCAAAGCGTTTTAATTTTGCCTCTGCCTCTTGCAAGCAATTTGACAAAAACCTGGTTTTATTAGAAAATGGAGATAATGTCTAACTTATAACGTCATTTTGAGGACAAAATGACATTATGTATATAAAGAGCTAAGAACAGTGCTGGGTGCTTGTGCATGGCagctcatgcatataatcctaccactctgggaggctgaggtgaggggatCCCTTGTGCTTAGAAAttggaaatcagcctgagcaagagcaatacctgtctttattaaaaatagaaaaattaaccaggccttgctaccctgcaatcaaggttagcctccctcctgcaagcttgtacttctaatccatgtcatgcctggttccttcctgctgtgatcaagaccagggccataggggccactaggggctgcgacaGGGCCctatcctctctccttcccctccctgctgCCATCAGGAATTCACATTGTGGAGGCTCCTCTGTGGCAGCACAGGCAAGCATCTCAATTTCCAAACATCTGGCTGGTTTCAATCAGTGGGGCTCTGAACACACTGCTCCTGGGGCTGCGGTGGTAGTTGTGAGGATGACTGAATTCAGGCTGCTGAGCCTTTGTGTTCTGCATCCTGGAGTGCTGATGTCAAAACATTCCCCCCACACCAGTAGTTATTAAAGTCCTACCTCCTCAGGAAAATCTCCCTTCTTGGATTGGCACACTTTCAGAAATTCTGTCCATGAATCAGCCTGTGGGGCGATGCCCGTCTCTGCTTCAAAAGCAATGTTAGAAAAATCCATGAAATCCAAGGCTCGGCACCCACTGATGTCCCTAAC is drawn from Nycticebus coucang isolate mNycCou1 chromosome 6, mNycCou1.pri, whole genome shotgun sequence and contains these coding sequences:
- the DUOXA2 gene encoding dual oxidase maturation factor 2, encoding MTLWNGVLPFYPQPRHAAGFCVPLLIVILVFLALAASFLLILPGIRGHSRWFWLVRVLLSLFIGAEIVAVHFSAEWFVGTVNTTTSYKAFSAERIRAHVGLQVGLVGVNITLTGTPVQQLNETIDYNEQFTWRLDEDYTAEYVSALEKGLPDPVLYLAEKFTPSSPCGLYHQYHLAGHYASATLWVAFCFWLLSNVLLSMPAPLYGGLALLTTGAFALFAVFAFASISSVPLCPLRLGSSALTAHYGAAFWVTLATGILCLLLGGAVVSLHYTRPSALRIFLDQSEDSSSQGTEGSPLILKNPLYKQSGVPDLKLATKL
- the DUOXA1 gene encoding dual oxidase maturation factor 1 isoform X2, whose translation is MAAFGHTFPFYAGPKPTFPMDTTLAVIIIIFLTALVTFIIILPGIRGKMRLFWLLRVVTSLFIGAVILAVNFSSEWSVGQVSTNTSYKAFSSAWISADIGLQVGLEGVNITITGTPVQQLNETINYNEEFTWRLSENYAEEYAKALEKGLPNPVLYLAEKFTPRSPCGLHHQYRLAGHYASAALWVAFLCWLLANVMFSMPVLVYGSHMLLATGIFQLLALLFFSMGTSLSLPCPLRLGTAVLHIHHGPAFWITLITASLGPSPRFSPVASVTQKAAP
- the DUOXA1 gene encoding dual oxidase maturation factor 1 isoform X1, giving the protein MAAFGHTFPFYAGPKPTFPMDTTLAVIIIIFLTALVTFIIILPGIRGKMRLFWLLRVVTSLFIGAVILAVNFSSEWSVGQVSTNTSYKAFSSAWISADIGLQVGLEGVNITITGTPVQQLNETINYNEEFTWRLSENYAEEYAKALEKGLPNPVLYLAEKFTPRSPCGLHHQYRLAGHYASAALWVAFLCWLLANVMFSMPVLVYGSHMLLATGIFQLLALLFFSMGTSLSLPCPLRLGTAVLHIHHGPAFWITLITGLLCVLLGLAMAVAHRMQPHRLKAFFNQSVEEDHMLKGSPEEGGLLSPHYGSMAESPEPQDIPLSEAASTEACCKEEHPGEPECAL